A single region of the Halorussus gelatinilyticus genome encodes:
- a CDS encoding PAS domain S-box protein, with product MGESTDTLPGGPAGSGEQWKAFAALAEASADGIVMLDAASEIQYANPAVERILGYDPEDLVGASKMNIIPDRLRDDHREAFQRYLDTGEKHIDWTYVELPGLHREGHEVPLGISFNEFTHDGDRFFVGMLRDISERKRVERELEKNRQQLRMLVRMLPVGIIVADAHGSLVEANQTARRTWGGFADADSVAEYEQYAGWWADTGNPVEPEEWPLARALRGEEVTAPDLIEIEGFDGERRTVLFHAMPIRDDDGAIQRAVVTMVDVSEREARKRRLRRQNERLDRFASMLAHELRNPLEIAMIYLDLLDSEDTATVEQVGEALDRIDEIIDVLLILARGLDEVGDRETVDLAAAVEDAWADVESDDAEFEVASTRTLSVNPMHLRQLLQNLFRNAVEHSDGSVAVRVGALADGFYVEDTGPGIPEDEREDVVEPGYTTHDGGTGLGLTFVAELANVYGWGFAITDGEAGGARFEFTGVETPPDDADDGTTGDGTDDGTLDDDVDAETSDDGTDGR from the coding sequence ATGGGGGAGTCGACGGACACACTGCCGGGTGGACCTGCCGGTTCCGGGGAACAGTGGAAAGCGTTCGCCGCGCTCGCCGAAGCGTCCGCGGACGGCATCGTCATGTTAGACGCCGCCAGCGAGATTCAGTACGCGAACCCCGCGGTCGAACGCATCCTCGGGTACGACCCCGAGGACCTCGTCGGCGCGTCGAAGATGAACATCATCCCCGACCGACTCAGAGACGACCACCGAGAGGCGTTCCAGCGGTACCTCGACACCGGCGAGAAGCACATCGACTGGACGTACGTCGAACTGCCGGGCCTGCACCGGGAGGGCCACGAGGTACCCCTCGGCATCTCGTTCAACGAGTTCACCCACGACGGCGACCGCTTCTTCGTCGGGATGCTCCGCGACATCTCGGAGCGCAAGCGGGTCGAACGCGAACTCGAGAAGAACAGACAGCAACTCCGGATGCTCGTCCGGATGCTCCCGGTCGGCATCATCGTCGCCGACGCCCACGGGTCGCTCGTCGAGGCCAACCAGACGGCGAGGCGGACGTGGGGCGGGTTCGCCGACGCGGACTCTGTCGCCGAGTACGAACAGTACGCCGGCTGGTGGGCCGACACCGGGAACCCGGTCGAACCGGAGGAGTGGCCGCTCGCTCGGGCGCTCCGAGGCGAGGAGGTGACCGCCCCCGACCTCATCGAAATCGAGGGGTTCGACGGCGAGCGCCGCACCGTCCTGTTCCACGCCATGCCGATTCGGGACGACGACGGAGCGATACAGCGGGCGGTCGTCACCATGGTGGACGTCTCGGAGCGCGAGGCGCGCAAGCGACGGCTACGACGCCAGAACGAGCGCCTCGACAGGTTCGCCAGCATGCTCGCCCACGAACTCCGGAACCCGCTCGAAATCGCGATGATATACCTCGACCTCCTCGACAGCGAGGACACCGCGACCGTCGAGCAGGTCGGGGAGGCCCTCGACCGAATCGACGAGATAATCGACGTGCTGTTGATACTCGCTCGGGGCCTCGACGAGGTCGGCGACAGGGAGACCGTCGATCTCGCCGCGGCGGTCGAGGACGCGTGGGCCGACGTCGAGAGCGACGACGCCGAGTTCGAAGTCGCGTCCACGCGGACGCTGTCCGTGAATCCGATGCACCTCCGACAGCTACTCCAGAACCTGTTCCGGAACGCCGTCGAGCACAGCGACGGGTCGGTCGCGGTCCGGGTCGGGGCGCTGGCCGACGGCTTCTACGTCGAGGACACGGGGCCGGGAATCCCCGAGGACGAACGCGAGGACGTCGTCGAGCCGGGGTACACGACCCACGACGGCGGAACCGGTCTCGGACTGACGTTCGTGGCGGAACTGGCGAACGTCTACGGGTGGGGGTTCGCCATCACGGACGGCGAGGCGGGCGGCGCGCGCTTCGAGTTCACGGGCGTCGAAACGCCGCCAGACGACGCGGACGACGGAACGACGGGCGACGGCACGGACGACGGAACGCTGGATGACGATGTGGACGCCGAAACGTCGGACGACGGCACGGACGGCCGATAG
- a CDS encoding DUF6544 family protein: MRVTTALKGLGAAAVGVGATAAVGRARFDRETAALTDELLADAEGRPERAVAGERRIVTDTDRTVTDDDLTGLPDPVGDYLDHAIRDGRSYVRAVRLEQRGEFRLGGADAPWKPLEATQRFTVRPPGFVWDATVELAPFVPIRAVDAYVGGTGSLRAAVFGALPVANADPGPALDEGELLRYLAETVWFPTALVPGEGVEWEARGDDSALATVEHGDATASAVFHFGDDHRVERIAAERPRATDDGSYERTAWTVRLRDYRERNDLLVPTEGEVEWNLPDGDLSYWRATVTDVEHHPAE; the protein is encoded by the coding sequence ATGCGAGTCACGACCGCTCTGAAGGGACTCGGTGCGGCCGCGGTCGGTGTCGGCGCGACCGCCGCGGTCGGCCGCGCCCGCTTCGACCGAGAGACCGCCGCTCTCACGGACGAACTGCTCGCGGACGCCGAGGGCCGCCCCGAGCGAGCGGTCGCGGGCGAGCGCCGAATCGTCACGGACACCGACCGCACGGTCACGGACGACGACCTGACGGGCCTGCCCGACCCGGTCGGCGACTACCTCGACCACGCGATTCGAGACGGGCGGTCGTACGTCCGGGCGGTGCGACTGGAACAGCGCGGCGAGTTCCGACTCGGCGGGGCCGACGCGCCGTGGAAACCGCTCGAGGCCACCCAGCGGTTCACCGTCCGGCCGCCGGGGTTCGTCTGGGACGCGACCGTCGAACTGGCCCCGTTCGTTCCGATTCGGGCCGTGGACGCCTACGTCGGCGGTACGGGGTCGCTCCGCGCCGCAGTCTTCGGGGCGCTTCCGGTCGCGAACGCCGACCCCGGCCCGGCGCTCGACGAGGGCGAACTCCTCCGGTATCTCGCCGAGACGGTCTGGTTCCCGACCGCGCTCGTTCCCGGCGAAGGCGTCGAGTGGGAGGCAAGAGGCGACGACTCGGCGCTGGCGACCGTCGAACACGGCGACGCGACGGCGAGCGCCGTGTTCCACTTCGGCGACGACCACCGAGTCGAGCGCATCGCGGCCGAACGCCCCCGCGCGACCGACGACGGGAGTTACGAGCGGACGGCGTGGACGGTCCGTCTCCGGGACTACCGGGAGCGAAACGACCTGCTCGTCCCGACCGAAGGCGAAGTCGAGTGGAACCTGCCCGACGGCGACCTGTCCTACTGGCGGGCGACCGTCACCGACGTCGAGCATCACCCCGCCGAATAG
- a CDS encoding alpha/beta hydrolase, with translation MTEPLRTELDPEVTDVIADIESAGVPEWSAMSVESARRVEDEVFSGGDPPEVEFVRELAIPGPDGSAGDRTPEIPIRVYRHADPGGDADPAPVLVYYHGGGWVLGTLDSIDGVCRRLARRGECVVVSVDYRLAPEHPFPAAVDDADAALRWVADHAASFGGDPERLAVGGTSAGGNLAAVTALRARDARRDSERDDPPAVARQFLFYPITDYAFDTDSYAENADGPLLTEADMRWFWDRYLRSDVDGANPYASPLRAPDLSGLPPATVVTCGFDPLRDEGVAYAERLAAAGVEVRHDHHPDQPHGFLSTAASVAAADAALDEIGAELRSL, from the coding sequence ATGACCGAACCCCTGCGCACCGAGCTGGACCCGGAGGTAACCGACGTAATCGCGGACATCGAGTCGGCGGGCGTGCCCGAGTGGTCGGCCATGTCGGTCGAGTCCGCCCGCCGCGTCGAGGACGAGGTGTTCTCCGGCGGCGACCCGCCGGAGGTCGAGTTCGTCCGCGAGTTGGCGATTCCGGGGCCGGACGGGTCCGCGGGCGACCGAACCCCGGAGATTCCGATTCGGGTCTACCGGCACGCCGACCCCGGCGGAGACGCCGACCCCGCGCCGGTGCTGGTCTACTACCACGGCGGCGGGTGGGTCCTCGGCACGCTCGACTCCATCGACGGGGTCTGTCGCCGCCTCGCCCGCCGTGGGGAGTGCGTCGTCGTCTCGGTCGATTACCGACTCGCGCCCGAACACCCCTTCCCCGCCGCGGTGGACGACGCCGACGCCGCGCTCCGGTGGGTCGCCGACCACGCCGCGTCGTTCGGCGGCGACCCCGAACGCCTCGCCGTCGGCGGCACCAGCGCGGGCGGGAACCTCGCCGCCGTGACGGCACTGCGGGCGAGAGACGCGCGACGGGACTCCGAGCGCGACGACCCGCCCGCCGTCGCGCGCCAGTTCCTCTTCTACCCCATCACCGACTACGCCTTCGACACCGACTCCTACGCCGAGAACGCCGACGGGCCGCTCCTGACCGAGGCGGACATGCGCTGGTTCTGGGACCGGTACCTCCGGAGCGACGTGGACGGCGCGAACCCCTACGCCTCGCCGCTCCGCGCGCCCGACCTCTCTGGCCTCCCGCCCGCGACGGTCGTGACCTGCGGGTTCGACCCGCTCCGCGACGAGGGCGTGGCCTACGCGGAGCGACTCGCGGCGGCGGGCGTCGAGGTCCGCCACGACCACCACCCCGACCAACCCCACGGCTTCCTGAGTACGGCGGCGTCGGTGGCCGCGGCGGACGCGGCGCTGGACGAAATCGGCGCGGAGTTGCGGTCGTTGTAG
- a CDS encoding OmpL47-type beta-barrel domain-containing protein encodes MTGDRVSAVVLSILLVVSAATAAVPASAVTSAGPFVAGNTAGNTAGNTTTTTLTETTTTATTNETTTDETTNRTTDDTTTEGTNETSKGSAPPMAKSNPKISSSLLDRAESAASGPSTDSTGSTEFVQVVVRSTAGRSDAVAGLVGNVGGEVQVRHENLVQARVPAPAVQALADSSAVEFARLPRRPETDEIVSEGISNMDVGNAHDAGVTGENVTVAVIDTGFDVTNSEIADQLVDWRNFSASDPRSMSNQSGEHGTATAELVADTAPNASIIAVKVGTLTEFYNAVEWLNSSTSTDVVTMSMSWYNVGPLDGTDQMNREINESVRSGTTWFTSAGNDGHQSHWNGTWSDPDGNRWMNFSGSDETMNVTPAGGSGYLRIDVTWNDWDARNEDYDFYLYNSTGGIVDVSQTTQNGSNAPTEYIREYVNEPVYLGIKNWSANGSAKFDAFFRGDSDPEYWNSGRSVTVPGTGRNIVTVGAINYEDNRLEGFSSRGPTIDGRLKPDVVAPDAVTTSGYDSFYGTSASTPYTAGVAALMLAADGSLTPEQVQSRLQSSAVPLRGNEPNTETGYGLVDADGAIPSVEETAADRVSYSGTVEEADGTAAEDDEIIAYRINTTDNVRGRTDGTGAYSLSTTGIEGKYAVGYYQGNFSRPDSTYLPLDGSPDLYNLDIVNGRNSSALGTERLPKAHVLNVTVVDENGDPVPDAEVEVMHFRTENGTWSHVDFTGDTRSDGTFSAGGTTGIEVVGNVRVRVGPPDGSTRFEGPTYTDIIDVQSDRNLTVTLQSKGVSVSGRVNDADGNYSSNDAVAVSSDATGTFNLVYTNATGNFSATGVEKGDSYAVRYYQNFRSNVTTFPRDGTADVYVLDALNVSGDTSLGNLPVPSASVLNVRAVDQFGNPVENATVNVTHSRLGENATFSNMTTDAEGYLRSTASSTTRGVEVTGDVSVAVGPPNANRFADETAVRNLTVTSDTNVTVTVHRTVNVSGQIRDAGGNPVTDGFVSVINESADHWPYSYTNATGNFTAEGLHEGRPYNVEFYQSTPDGESYPRDGVPDVYALDRVNATSDVDLGRLDLPNAPLLNVRVVDEAGNPVENASVNLTHSRAGATADFVFTPTDAEGYMVPRASGRRGMEFVGDVSVTVKPPENSTRFPRQVHTRSLTMTDSDRNVTFELDTVTPTISAFDVTATGQDVDVRFESDEQLSNVTVRLGGDASGTLTRADFTETNESATYVYRANVSDGTDGTFEAALRDAEDADGNDGASDQTDSVVADTTGPSVTVHDLTTEGGDVVVGDGERVSVALAVSDALSDVESVTADAAELGGGTPALSEGDDGIYRGNFTVDAAGLSDGTVTLFASVTDTRGNSERPLVQKFLLDTHAPNTSVTLDSDGTTNGWHTSSVEVNLSATDGGSSVTGIEYRVDGGDWQTYDGNFTVSTDGSHTVEYRTTDAAGNVENESTSFKIDTFVPTTALTTNVSEDRQGWYTSDVNVTLSTIELYSGLNATKYRLNGSSSWTEYNANEGIRLTADGEYTVEFYSVDEAGNREVIQSETIKIDTKKPTVGGTKLTNRTEILPEHAVPVVVDATDENGIGNILVGGTRVGADGDGFAKAAPALGNHTFEVTVTDVAGNTVNLTTAEYSVGRKVEMKQVENDTLSAETNDTNVNSVSIETENETAVANVTVGTATTNPEPDRGDPANTSLYFPQIDTSVSNDNITNATVTVTVEQSRVRQKYIKPGTVKFWVEEENKSTGWEKVDAERVATDDANGTYTYEIEAPHFSTYAVTGTQESAAPNASLAVKTENPTPGDVTLTGSYSDGYSGVDPANVTLTFESESGVEVVTGGPMAADGTVTFTRNLSAGTYNATLEVTDDAGNSLKQAKTVSFTVVSESSGGSGGGGGGGGGSGGAGIPDPTVKVQVTDLTASSFRAAVSNTQSDAPGLVVPDGGIAAGDVTVRRVTIRPNTARPQAKFYADASVAASAPDGASAPDVRTLGYVDIDTTYISSSELSEVGVEFAVPASAAETPENVAIYRFDGGSWRAVETEVVETGGGTYVLRAVAGDTGTFAVGVQSGALSVTDASVGATSVEPDESVEVTATVENDGSGTANETVTVSAGGESLARKTVELAGGESKTLTFEVTLDSPGEYDLAVNGVAAGSVSVAGEESGGSDGGDSGGTTTATATTTDGGGSGGVPGFGVSTALAALLAGLVAARRRLA; translated from the coding sequence ATGACGGGCGACCGCGTCTCCGCGGTCGTGCTATCGATTCTGCTGGTCGTCTCGGCCGCGACCGCGGCAGTCCCGGCCTCGGCGGTCACGTCCGCCGGCCCGTTCGTGGCCGGGAACACCGCGGGCAATACGGCGGGGAACACGACGACCACGACGCTCACCGAGACGACGACGACAGCGACGACGAACGAGACGACGACGGACGAGACCACCAATCGGACGACCGACGACACGACTACCGAGGGGACTAACGAAACCTCGAAAGGGTCCGCGCCGCCAATGGCGAAGTCGAATCCGAAAATCTCCTCGTCGCTTCTCGACAGAGCCGAATCGGCCGCGAGCGGGCCGTCCACCGACAGCACGGGTAGCACCGAGTTCGTGCAGGTCGTCGTCCGCTCGACCGCCGGTCGGAGCGACGCCGTCGCCGGACTGGTCGGCAACGTCGGCGGCGAAGTGCAGGTCCGACACGAGAATCTCGTGCAGGCGCGCGTGCCCGCGCCGGCCGTGCAGGCGCTCGCCGACTCCTCGGCCGTCGAGTTCGCCCGTCTCCCCCGGCGACCCGAGACCGACGAGATAGTCAGCGAAGGCATCTCGAACATGGACGTCGGGAACGCCCACGACGCGGGCGTGACCGGCGAGAACGTCACGGTCGCGGTCATCGACACGGGCTTCGACGTGACGAACTCGGAAATTGCGGACCAACTCGTCGATTGGCGGAACTTCAGCGCCTCCGACCCGCGCTCGATGAGCAACCAGTCGGGCGAACACGGTACCGCGACCGCCGAACTCGTCGCCGACACCGCACCGAACGCCTCGATTATCGCGGTGAAGGTCGGCACCCTCACGGAGTTCTACAACGCGGTCGAGTGGCTGAACTCCAGCACTTCGACCGACGTGGTGACCATGTCGATGAGCTGGTACAACGTCGGCCCGCTCGACGGTACCGACCAGATGAACCGCGAAATCAACGAGTCTGTCCGGAGCGGGACGACGTGGTTCACCTCGGCCGGGAACGACGGCCATCAGAGTCACTGGAACGGCACGTGGTCGGACCCCGACGGTAACCGGTGGATGAACTTCAGCGGGAGCGACGAGACGATGAACGTCACGCCGGCCGGCGGATCGGGATATCTCCGCATCGACGTCACGTGGAACGACTGGGACGCGCGAAACGAAGACTACGACTTCTATCTGTACAACTCGACCGGTGGCATCGTCGATGTTTCACAGACGACTCAGAACGGTTCGAACGCACCGACCGAGTACATCCGCGAGTACGTCAACGAACCGGTGTATCTCGGTATCAAAAACTGGAGCGCCAACGGCTCTGCGAAGTTCGACGCGTTCTTCCGCGGCGACTCCGACCCCGAGTACTGGAACAGCGGCCGGAGCGTCACGGTCCCCGGTACGGGCCGGAACATCGTCACGGTCGGCGCGATCAACTACGAGGACAACCGATTGGAGGGCTTCTCCTCGCGCGGACCGACCATCGACGGCCGTCTCAAACCCGACGTCGTGGCCCCGGACGCCGTGACGACCTCCGGGTACGACAGCTTCTACGGCACCTCCGCTTCGACGCCGTACACCGCCGGCGTCGCGGCGCTGATGCTCGCGGCGGACGGGAGTCTCACGCCCGAACAGGTCCAGTCACGTCTCCAGTCCTCCGCGGTCCCGCTGCGGGGCAACGAACCCAACACCGAGACCGGATACGGCCTCGTGGACGCCGACGGCGCGATACCGTCGGTCGAGGAGACCGCGGCGGACCGAGTGAGCTACTCCGGGACCGTCGAGGAAGCCGACGGAACCGCCGCCGAGGACGACGAGATCATCGCCTACCGAATCAACACCACGGACAACGTCCGCGGTCGGACCGACGGAACCGGAGCCTACTCGCTGTCCACGACCGGCATCGAGGGGAAGTACGCCGTCGGCTACTACCAGGGTAACTTCAGCCGACCCGACTCGACGTACCTGCCGCTCGACGGGTCCCCCGACCTCTACAACCTCGACATCGTGAACGGGCGAAACTCCTCGGCCCTCGGAACCGAGCGGCTCCCGAAGGCTCACGTCCTGAACGTGACGGTCGTGGACGAGAACGGCGACCCCGTTCCGGACGCCGAGGTCGAAGTGATGCACTTCCGCACCGAGAACGGTACGTGGTCGCACGTCGATTTCACCGGCGATACCCGCAGCGACGGGACGTTCTCCGCCGGCGGCACTACGGGCATCGAGGTCGTCGGGAACGTACGCGTCCGAGTCGGTCCGCCTGACGGAAGCACTCGGTTCGAGGGGCCGACGTACACGGACATCATCGACGTGCAGAGCGACAGGAACCTCACCGTCACGCTACAGAGCAAGGGCGTCTCCGTCTCCGGACGGGTGAACGACGCCGACGGAAACTACTCCTCGAACGACGCCGTCGCCGTCTCCAGCGACGCGACCGGGACCTTCAATCTCGTCTACACGAATGCGACGGGGAACTTCTCGGCGACCGGCGTCGAGAAGGGCGACTCCTACGCGGTCAGATACTACCAGAACTTCCGGAGCAACGTCACGACGTTCCCCCGCGACGGCACCGCCGACGTGTACGTCCTCGACGCGCTGAACGTCAGCGGCGATACCTCGCTCGGCAACCTCCCCGTGCCGAGCGCGTCGGTCCTGAACGTCCGGGCCGTGGACCAGTTCGGCAATCCGGTGGAGAACGCGACGGTCAACGTCACCCACAGTCGCCTCGGCGAGAACGCGACGTTCTCCAACATGACGACCGACGCCGAGGGGTATCTCAGGTCGACCGCGTCCAGCACGACCCGCGGCGTCGAGGTCACCGGCGACGTGTCGGTAGCGGTCGGGCCGCCGAACGCCAACCGGTTCGCGGACGAGACCGCCGTGCGAAATCTCACGGTGACGAGCGACACCAACGTCACGGTCACGGTACATCGGACGGTCAACGTCTCCGGACAGATACGCGACGCCGGCGGGAATCCCGTGACCGACGGGTTCGTCTCCGTCATCAACGAGTCGGCCGACCATTGGCCCTACAGTTACACGAACGCGACGGGGAACTTCACGGCGGAGGGTCTTCACGAGGGGCGACCCTACAACGTCGAGTTCTATCAGAGTACGCCCGACGGCGAGTCGTACCCCCGCGACGGCGTGCCGGACGTGTACGCGCTGGACCGCGTGAACGCGACCAGCGACGTCGACCTCGGCCGGTTAGACCTGCCGAACGCACCGCTGTTGAACGTCAGGGTCGTGGACGAGGCCGGTAACCCGGTCGAGAACGCGAGCGTGAACCTCACGCACTCGCGTGCAGGTGCGACCGCCGACTTCGTCTTCACGCCGACGGACGCCGAGGGCTACATGGTCCCGCGAGCGTCCGGCCGCCGCGGGATGGAGTTCGTGGGCGACGTGTCGGTAACGGTCAAACCGCCGGAGAACAGCACGCGCTTCCCGCGGCAGGTCCATACCCGGTCGCTCACGATGACCGACTCCGACCGGAACGTTACGTTCGAGTTGGACACCGTCACCCCGACCATCTCGGCGTTCGACGTGACCGCGACCGGACAGGACGTGGACGTGCGCTTCGAGTCCGACGAGCAGTTGTCGAACGTCACGGTCAGACTCGGCGGCGACGCGTCGGGGACGCTGACGCGCGCCGACTTCACCGAGACGAACGAGTCGGCCACCTACGTCTACCGCGCGAACGTCTCGGACGGCACCGACGGCACCTTCGAGGCGGCGCTCCGCGACGCCGAGGACGCCGACGGCAACGACGGCGCGAGCGACCAGACCGACTCGGTGGTGGCGGACACGACCGGGCCGAGCGTCACGGTCCACGACCTGACGACCGAAGGCGGTGACGTGGTCGTCGGCGACGGCGAACGCGTCTCGGTCGCGCTCGCCGTCTCGGACGCGCTCTCGGACGTCGAGAGCGTCACCGCCGACGCCGCCGAACTCGGCGGTGGGACACCCGCTCTCAGCGAGGGCGACGACGGAATCTACCGCGGGAACTTCACGGTGGACGCGGCCGGACTGTCGGACGGTACCGTCACGCTCTTCGCGAGCGTGACCGACACGCGCGGCAACTCGGAACGACCGCTCGTCCAGAAGTTCCTGCTCGACACGCACGCGCCGAACACGTCGGTCACACTCGACTCCGACGGAACGACGAACGGGTGGCACACCTCGTCTGTCGAGGTGAACCTCTCGGCGACCGACGGTGGTTCCAGCGTCACCGGAATCGAGTATCGTGTTGACGGCGGTGACTGGCAGACCTACGACGGGAACTTCACCGTCTCGACCGACGGAAGCCACACCGTCGAGTACCGGACGACCGACGCGGCCGGCAACGTCGAGAACGAGTCCACCTCGTTCAAGATCGACACGTTCGTTCCGACGACCGCTCTCACGACGAACGTCAGCGAGGACCGCCAAGGGTGGTACACGTCGGACGTGAACGTCACGCTCTCAACAATCGAGTTGTACAGCGGGCTGAACGCGACGAAGTACCGTCTCAACGGGTCCAGTAGTTGGACCGAGTACAACGCGAACGAGGGTATCCGACTCACGGCCGACGGCGAATACACCGTCGAGTTCTACAGCGTGGACGAAGCGGGCAACCGCGAAGTCATCCAGTCCGAGACCATCAAGATAGACACCAAGAAGCCGACGGTCGGCGGGACGAAACTGACGAACCGAACCGAAATTCTGCCCGAACACGCGGTCCCCGTCGTGGTCGATGCGACCGACGAGAACGGTATCGGCAACATCCTCGTCGGTGGCACCCGAGTCGGCGCGGACGGAGACGGCTTCGCAAAGGCGGCACCCGCGCTCGGCAACCACACCTTCGAGGTGACCGTTACCGACGTGGCGGGCAACACGGTGAATCTGACGACTGCCGAGTACAGCGTCGGCCGGAAGGTCGAGATGAAACAGGTCGAAAACGACACGCTCTCGGCCGAGACCAACGACACGAACGTCAATTCGGTCTCCATCGAGACGGAGAACGAGACGGCCGTGGCCAACGTGACGGTCGGGACCGCGACGACGAACCCGGAACCCGACCGGGGCGACCCCGCGAACACCTCGCTCTACTTCCCGCAGATAGACACCTCGGTCTCGAACGACAACATCACGAACGCGACGGTCACGGTGACCGTCGAGCAGTCGCGCGTCCGCCAGAAGTACATCAAGCCCGGCACGGTGAAGTTCTGGGTCGAAGAGGAGAACAAATCGACCGGGTGGGAGAAAGTCGATGCCGAGCGCGTCGCCACCGACGACGCGAACGGCACCTACACCTACGAGATCGAGGCCCCGCACTTCTCGACCTACGCCGTCACCGGCACGCAGGAGTCGGCGGCACCGAACGCCTCGCTCGCCGTGAAGACCGAGAACCCGACGCCCGGCGACGTGACCCTCACTGGGTCGTACTCCGACGGCTACTCCGGCGTGGACCCGGCGAACGTAACGCTCACGTTCGAGAGCGAGAGCGGCGTCGAAGTCGTGACCGGCGGGCCGATGGCGGCCGACGGTACGGTCACCTTCACGCGGAACCTCTCGGCGGGGACCTACAACGCGACGCTGGAAGTGACCGACGACGCGGGCAACTCGCTGAAGCAGGCGAAGACGGTCTCGTTCACGGTCGTCAGCGAGTCGTCGGGTGGTAGCGGCGGCGGTGGTGGAGGTGGCGGCGGTAGTGGCGGCGCGGGCATCCCCGACCCGACCGTCAAAGTCCAAGTCACCGACCTGACCGCGAGTAGTTTCCGGGCCGCGGTCTCGAACACCCAGTCCGACGCGCCCGGTCTCGTCGTCCCCGACGGCGGCATCGCCGCGGGCGACGTCACGGTCCGGCGCGTGACGATTCGGCCGAACACCGCCCGACCCCAAGCAAAGTTCTACGCGGACGCCAGCGTGGCGGCGAGCGCGCCGGACGGCGCGAGCGCGCCCGACGTGCGGACGCTCGGCTACGTCGATATCGACACGACCTACATCTCCTCGTCGGAGCTCTCGGAGGTCGGCGTCGAGTTCGCGGTGCCCGCGAGCGCGGCCGAGACGCCCGAGAACGTCGCTATCTACCGATTCGACGGCGGGTCGTGGCGGGCGGTCGAGACCGAGGTGGTCGAGACCGGCGGCGGGACGTACGTCCTGCGCGCCGTGGCCGGGGACACCGGCACCTTCGCGGTCGGCGTTCAGAGCGGCGCGCTCTCGGTGACCGACGCGTCGGTCGGCGCGACCAGCGTCGAACCGGACGAGTCGGTCGAAGTCACCGCGACGGTCGAAAACGACGGCTCGGGCACCGCCAACGAGACGGTGACGGTCTCGGCCGGCGGCGAGTCGCTCGCCCGGAAGACGGTCGAACTCGCGGGCGGCGAGTCGAAGACCCTCACCTTCGAGGTGACGCTCGACTCGCCGGGCGAGTACGACCTCGCGGTGAACGGCGTCGCGGCCGGGTCGGTCTCGGTCGCCGGCGAGGAGTCGGGCGGTTCGGACGGCGGCGACTCCGGCGGGACCACCACCGCGACGGCGACGACAACCGACGGCGGCGGCAGTGGCGGCGTGCCCGGATTCGGCGTCTCGACCGCGCTGGCCGCGCTTCTGGCGGGGCTGGTCGCCGCTCGCCGACGACTCGCGTAA
- a CDS encoding RNA-binding domain-containing protein — MIYSIDVQITAPVEDTEIADRVGTAIANVFPGAEPEEQHGEVVAEVHSLDHFSELLHRQEILDTARGEFFESQRGDTFSFDLKKQAAFEGVVNFAVGTPDELGDIHVRVRVEQPTVEEFVDHIAPPTEEGKPITPDDFE; from the coding sequence ATGATCTACAGCATCGACGTGCAGATTACGGCACCAGTCGAAGACACCGAAATCGCGGACCGCGTCGGCACGGCCATCGCCAACGTCTTCCCCGGCGCGGAACCCGAAGAACAGCACGGCGAAGTCGTCGCCGAGGTCCACTCGCTCGACCACTTCTCGGAACTGCTCCACCGACAGGAGATTCTCGACACCGCCCGCGGGGAGTTCTTCGAGTCCCAGCGCGGCGACACCTTCTCGTTCGACCTGAAGAAGCAGGCGGCCTTCGAGGGCGTCGTCAACTTCGCGGTCGGCACCCCCGACGAACTCGGCGACATTCACGTCCGAGTCCGCGTCGAGCAGCCGACCGTCGAGGAGTTCGTGGACCACATCGCTCCGCCGACCGAAGAGGGCAAACCTATCACGCCGGACGACTTCGAGTGA
- a CDS encoding AAA family ATPase encodes MRVIGTVGLPGSGKGEAASVAEELGIPVVTMGDVIRAECRERGLDPAEHHGEIAGALREENGPDAIAQRSLPIIEDALEGSDTVLVDGIRAGVEVERFVEAFGDEFTLVSIEAPFEVRADRVQSRGRDATDVETLRERDERERGFGMDEAIARADATIDNTATLEAFHEKIRALLTEGVSGLDRERAQEA; translated from the coding sequence ATGAGAGTAATCGGAACCGTGGGTCTGCCGGGGAGCGGCAAGGGCGAGGCCGCCTCGGTCGCCGAGGAACTCGGGATTCCCGTCGTGACCATGGGCGACGTGATTCGCGCCGAGTGTCGAGAGCGGGGGCTGGACCCGGCCGAACACCACGGCGAGATCGCGGGGGCGCTCCGCGAGGAGAACGGCCCGGACGCCATCGCTCAGCGGTCGTTGCCGATAATCGAGGACGCGCTCGAAGGGAGCGACACCGTCCTCGTGGACGGCATCCGCGCGGGCGTCGAAGTCGAGCGGTTCGTGGAGGCGTTCGGCGACGAGTTCACGCTGGTCAGCATCGAAGCGCCCTTCGAGGTCCGGGCCGACCGCGTCCAGTCGCGCGGTCGGGACGCCACCGACGTCGAGACCCTGCGAGAGCGCGACGAGCGCGAGCGCGGGTTCGGCATGGACGAGGCCATCGCCCGCGCCGACGCCACCATCGACAACACCGCCACGCTGGAGGCGTTCCACGAGAAGATTCGCGCGCTACTGACCGAGGGCGTCTCGGGACTCGACCGCGAGCGCGCCCAGGAAGCCTGA